Genomic DNA from Fimbriimonas ginsengisoli Gsoil 348:
CTTCGGCTTCGCCGGGGGCCGAGAGGACGTCTGGGAACCGGACCAGGATGTCTATTGGGGCCGTGAGACGACGTGGCTCGGAGGCGACGTGCGGTACGCCCACGGAGACGAAGGGGTCGTAAAGCCGGGCGAAGAATCCGTGCTCGTAACCGACGACGACGCGGACGGCGATATTCACAGCCGAATTCTCGAGAATCCTCTCGCCGCGGTTCAGATGGGCCTGATCTACGTCAACCCCGAGGGTCCGGACGGCAACCCGGATCCGCTCGCCGCGGCGAGGGATATCCGCGACACTTTCGGCCGCATGGCGATGAACGACGAGGAGACGGTCGCCCTGATCGCCGGCGGCCACTCGTTCGGCAAGACCCACGGCGCCGCCCCGTCGGACAATGTCGGCGCCGATCCCGAGTTGGCCGACCTGGAAGCCCAAGGTCTGGGCTGGGCCAACAAATACGGGTGCGGAAAGGGCGGCGACACTATCACCAGCGGCTTGGAAGTCACCTGGACCGCCACCCCGGCTCAGTGGAGCAATAACTTCTTCGAGAACCTCTTCGGATTCGAATGGGAGCTGACCAAGAGCCCCGCCGGCGCGCAACAGTGGGTCGCGAAGAACGCCGAGGCGTTCATTCCGGATGCCCACGACCCGTTGAAGAAGCGTCTGCCCACGATGCTCACCACCGATCTTGCCCTCCGCTTCGACCCGGCCTACGGCAAAATCTCTCGCCACTTCCTCGAGAATCCCCAAGCCTTTGCCGACGCGTTCGCCCGGGCCTGGTTCAAGCTGACCCATCGCGACATGGGACCGCGATCGCGGTACTTGGGACCGGAAGTGCCGCAAGAAGAGCTCATCTGGCAAGATCCGGTGCCCGCCGTCGATCACCCGCTGATCGACGCCGCCGACGCCGCGGCCCTCAAAGCCAAAATCCTCGCCTCCGGACTCTCGCCCTCCGAACTGGTCGGCGTCGCCTGGGCAGCAGCTTCCACCTTCCGTGGCTCCGATAAGCGCGGCGGCGTCAACGGCGCTCGCATCCGCCTGACTCCGCAGATCGACTGGGAGGTCAATCAGCCGGCCAAGTTGAAGATGGTGCTGTCCGTTCTGGAGGGGATCCAAGCCTCCAGCGATAAGAAGGTCTCGCTCGCCGACCTGATCGTGCTGGCCGGGAACGCCGGCGTCGAGCAAGCGGCAAGGGCCGCGGGCTTCGAGGTAGTCGTGCCGTTCACCCCGGGCCGCACCGATGCCTCGCCGGAGCAGACCGACGCCGAGTCCTTCGCCGTCCTCGAGCCGATCGCCGACGGCTTCCGCAACTACCAGAAGGCCTTTTACACGGTTCCAGCCGAGGCGCTTCTCATCGACAAGGCTCAACTGTTGACTCTGACCGCGCCCGAGCTCACCGTGCTTATCGGCGGTCTCCGGGCAATCAATATCAACGCCGACGGTTCCAGCCGAGGAGTCCTCACAAACCGTGCAGGCGCGCTGACCAACGACTTCTTCGTGAATCTGTTGGACATGAGCACGCAGTGGCAGCCGGCTTCCGACGGCTTCGAGGGTCGGGACCGCACGACCGGCGACCTCAAGTGGACCGCCACTCGGGTCGACCTGGTTTTCGGGTCGAATTCGGTGCTCCGAAGTCTGGCCGAGGTCTACGCCGCCGCCGATGCGAAGGAGAAGTTCGTCCAGGACTTCGTCTCCGCCTGGGCCAAGGTCACCAACCTCGACCGCTTCGACCTTCACGCCTAAATGAGCCGGAAAGCGACTCTCGTAACCGAGGAATTATCGGT
This window encodes:
- the katG gene encoding catalase/peroxidase HPI; the encoded protein is MSSEPKCPFSRALNAPVAGSGPQNRDWWPNQLRVDLLSQHSSKTDPLGRTFNYREEFKKLDYEALKNDLRQLMTDSQEWWPADFGHYGPLFIRMTWHSAGTYRIGDGRGGGGRGQQRFAPLNSWPDNVNLDKARRLLWPIKQKYGQKISWADLLILTGNVALETMGFQTFGFAGGREDVWEPDQDVYWGRETTWLGGDVRYAHGDEGVVKPGEESVLVTDDDADGDIHSRILENPLAAVQMGLIYVNPEGPDGNPDPLAAARDIRDTFGRMAMNDEETVALIAGGHSFGKTHGAAPSDNVGADPELADLEAQGLGWANKYGCGKGGDTITSGLEVTWTATPAQWSNNFFENLFGFEWELTKSPAGAQQWVAKNAEAFIPDAHDPLKKRLPTMLTTDLALRFDPAYGKISRHFLENPQAFADAFARAWFKLTHRDMGPRSRYLGPEVPQEELIWQDPVPAVDHPLIDAADAAALKAKILASGLSPSELVGVAWAAASTFRGSDKRGGVNGARIRLTPQIDWEVNQPAKLKMVLSVLEGIQASSDKKVSLADLIVLAGNAGVEQAARAAGFEVVVPFTPGRTDASPEQTDAESFAVLEPIADGFRNYQKAFYTVPAEALLIDKAQLLTLTAPELTVLIGGLRAININADGSSRGVLTNRAGALTNDFFVNLLDMSTQWQPASDGFEGRDRTTGDLKWTATRVDLVFGSNSVLRSLAEVYAAADAKEKFVQDFVSAWAKVTNLDRFDLHA